Proteins from a single region of Rhea pennata isolate bPtePen1 chromosome 4, bPtePen1.pri, whole genome shotgun sequence:
- the LOC134140129 gene encoding maestro heat-like repeat-containing protein family member 2B, which yields MGVLRALRGFFTGVGARSGPARGENGGSVVGAVPAAITTFAAVVISILDQLEDAQGGRAEAYRQLESVLWGDESDLQSSVAGRAIALAAQDLRVAQDTTAAVRMAASDVLVALARWHLHDVVSVLQGHLQALEEMSVELVLHTLHNLAIRYALQCVPFAGKTLAALRGVLSTAGSSRMLCAVCGVVEQWCSGISAYLRQREKCDFPHLGAAQLCAPVYSLGKQAMLRAMAVMMGVLLHAEEHHQHAWEQLLWLLHQYREVQDPSGVTRSLSYFLWAVMDVQAQVPRAKILAVIAAVHEQLCDEMEPPSPGHRAELCHCMVLQARICPEETIVFLYYKLRTGNKVDRVAAVEMLQALVRCDAPDVREKLPLFTKLVQSVCHDPAAQVRKAVLRFLGELLHSSALGCSAWDVVGHLFGEFSRASGRLATGKLSVVEVWEERTVQRLCAHVLGSLDVSAGAVAKLLWPRLLQYVVPAEYTGMLVPLCRCLRALAERTERTEGEEEKAAPEALKPAEPAPLPAPQALLARLLVSTGAPGEGASVAGVRGEPGEMVLQLVLGTPGGGGRSMVVAAVAPHTGGGHGAAALQLLQVLCGTIHRAVGASWATEIPLLLQHLAGTTAGFLDRAEWDSLLLKFLRASLEVIASEAWTVELSRELSRQLGGSPRLSWEKRFLYKALGTALAACGCLRHVREQTLQHLEATNFLELWEAQGIVSVVSRCAESHFQLALSSVQQFTGTLKHRKQSHALRNRAARATLMVIYGRMALRAPREQLLTHVERDIVGNVLQLYREGCQDAQLKLSLVQSVTEISLAIQAADAGPRFELCCKRELLQMLLEVMQEEPQESPVQPRALMAVEQLSKLKPRLSREEKCSLLAQCCRGVVCLRHPEQMEARGEAAAAAPVAPGVQAPALRALGQLMRTLLREEPAPICFEDVVQVLRHWLASAEECERERALQVCVQLLGAHEEQREHGRGRACEQFGSLAGLLGPLTCDASAASRWRAATCLGHLLQIGAETTDVAPCTNEIGYLRERLNAVAPDSLLATSTNIAKLVCKHVPQGQAADFMDTVMESLQCTRPVRAWAAGRWALTFLGDCGEQIFQEEVPELVTILCTCLQSTQQSTRRCFVLRAMFILARCHQEPVIDSLLQRCLPMDSNTVEVWRSLGRSALGYPILERLTEKLRAAGDSSQGSECCARELGSSQAALEPHTIIRALCEMVSVLQSEGLVQHLLPDLLPSLLGQVSETLREEMEPSLREPESSDTSGRLFVEVLELVLSKCLEERWLRLLREQGAWASLAEPQAHSAGVCLLASVLLRAELVPPRLLQNLSTWLDSCSANLRLTATAFFAELMKDRLVEERKLLKPLLEAFAARARDPVSAVQQMAMRGLGNAASGAPVKLQRHGAAVVAVLRGGLEDGASVEVAAESLLALAKVLGPLVARAIGSAFEEVTRSSRAFWGAEEEALRCSAFTLYGALAASASASGRRSFFSREVEASFPSLVLHLGDPAPAVRDACKMALHRCAPFLASERVRRRVAASTGLSAAELQDELCRHLARDCPALLESLCHMAQSCCTGSCQAPQEAAVRILGLLMNAAPAERPQRQDPASRWGARQRQRCNRSPRARRAAAVGTRQPGAAEL from the exons ATGGGGGTGCTGCGAGCACTCCGAG GTTTCTTCACTGGCGTGGGTGCCCGGTCTGGCCCTGCGCGTGGTGAGAATGGTGGCAGTGTGGTCGGGGCCGTCCCTGCGGCCATCACGACCTTCGCCGCCGTGGTGATTTCTATTCTGGACCAGTTGGAAGATGCTCAG GGCGGCAGAGCAGAGGCCTACCGCCAGCTGGAGAGCGTCTTGTGGGGCGACGAGAGCGACCTGCAGAGCTCTGTCGCAGGCAGAGCCATAGCACTGGCAGCCCAGGACCTGCGCGTGGCCCAG GACACGACGGCCGCCGTGAGGATGGCGGCGAGTGACGTCCTGGTGGCGCTGGCCCGCTGGCACCTGCATGATGTGGTGTCGGTGCTGCAGGGCCACCTCCAGGCCCTGGAGGAGATGTCGGTGGAGCTGGTCCTCCACACTCTGCACAACCTGGCCATCCGCTACG CCCTGCAGTGCGTGCCCTTCGCGGGAAAGACGCTGGCAGCCCTGCGCGGCGTGCTGAGCACAGCGGGGAGCAGCCGGATGCTGTGCGCCGTCTGTGGCG ttgtGGAGCAGTGGTGCAGCGGGATCAGCGCATACCTCCGCCAACGGGAGAAATGCGACTTCCCTCACCTGGGGGCTGCCCAGCTCTGCGCCCCTGTTTACTCGCTT GGCAAGCAGGCCATGCTGAGGGCGATGGCTGTTATGATGGGTGTCCTGCTGCACGCGGAGGAGCACCACCAACATGCCTGGGAGCAGCTTCTCTGGCTGCTGCACCAATACCGAGAAGTCCAGGACCCCTCAGGGGTGACCAGG AGTCTCAGCTATTTCCTGTGGGCCGTGATGGATGTTCAGGCCCAGGTGCCCCGAGCCAAGATTCTGGCTGTCATCGCGGCTGTGCACGAGCAG CTCTGCGATGAGATGGAGCCACCCAGCCCAGGGCACCGAGCAGAGTTGTGCCACTGCATGGTGCTGCAGG CCCGAATTTGCCCGGAGGAGACCATCGTGTTCCTGTACTATAAGCTCAGGACCGGGAACAAGGTCGATCGCGTGGCAGCCGTGGAAATGCTGCAAGCTCTTGTCCGCTGTGACG CCCCCGatgtgagagagaagctgcccCTGTTCACCAAGCTGGTGCAGTCTGTGTGCCACGACCCTGCAGCCCAG GTGAGGAAGGCAGTGCTGCGTTTCCtcggggagctgctgcactCCAGCGCCCTGGGCTGCTCGGCGTGGGACGTGGTGGGGCACCTCTTCGGCGAGTTCAGCCGGGCCTCGGGCAGACTG GCAACAGGAAAACTTTCGGTGGTGGAAGTGTGGGAAGAGAGGACTGTTCAGCGCCTCTGCGCCCACGTCCTGGGCTCACTGGACGTATCTGCCGGAGCGGTGGCCAAG CTCCTGTGGCCGAGGCTGCTGCAGTATGTGGTGCCAGCTGAGTATACGGGCATGCTGGTCCCGCTGTGCCGCTGCCTGCGTGCCCTGGCCGAGAGAACAGAGAGAACAGAGGGCGAGGAAGAGAAGGCGGCGCCCGAGGCCCTGAAGCCTGCAGAGCCAG cccctctgccgGCTCCCCAAGCCCTGCTGGCTCGTCTGCTGGTGAGTACCGGGGCCCCCGGGGAAGGAGCTTCTGTGGCCGGGGTGAGGGGAGAGCCCGGAGAGatggtgctgcagctggtgctgggcaccccgggaggaggaggcaggagcatG GTGGTGGCAGCTGTGGCTCCACACACAGGCGGTGGCCATGGagccgcagccctgcagctgctgcaggtgctCTGTGGCACGATCCACAGAGCCGTGGGGGCGAGCTGGGCCACAGAGAtccccctgctgctgcagcacctggcag GAACAACCGCCGGCTTCCTGGACAGGGCCGAGTGGGACAGCCTCCTGCTGAAG TTCCTGCGAGCGTCGCTGGAGGTCATCGCCAGCGAGGCCTGGACCGTGGAGCTGAGCCGGGAGCTGAGCCGGCAGCTGGGTGGCTCTCCCCGCCTGTCCTGGGAGAAG CGGTTCCTCTACAAGGCTCTCGGCACGGCCCTGGCAGCTTGTGGGTGTCTGCGCCACGTGCGAGAGCAGACCCTGCAACATCTGGAAGCAACCAACTTCCTGGAGCTGTGGGAGGCACAG GGAATCGTTTCGGTTGTGTCCCGCTGCGCCGAGAGCCACTTCCAGCTGGCATTGTCCTCAGTGCAGCAATTCACGGGGACCTTGAAACACCGGAAG CAGAGCCACGCACTGAGGAACCGCGCTGCTCGTGCGACGCTCATGGTGATCTACGGCCGGATGGCGCTGCGCgcccccagggagcagctgctcaCCCACGTGGAGAGAGACATCGTGGGGAACGTCCTGCAGCTCTACCGAGAGGGCTGCCAG GACGCGCAGCTGAAGCTCTCCCTGGTGCAGAGCGTAACTGAGATCAGCCTTGCCATCCAGGCTGCAGACGCCGGCCCCAGGTTCGAGCTGTGCTGCAAGCGGGAGCTTCTGCAGATGCTGCTG gagGTGATGCAGGAGGAGCCCCAGGAGTCCCCAGTGCAGCCCCGGGCCCTCATGGCTGTGGAGCAGTTGAG CAAGCTGAAGCCCCgtctgagcagggaggaaaaatgcAGCCTCCTGGCTCAGTGCTGCCGGGGCGTCGTGTGCCTCCGTCACCCAGAGCAGATGGAGGCGAGaggggaggcggcagcggctgcTCCAGTGGCACCG GGTGTGCAGGCGCCAGCCCTGCGGGCGCTGGGCCAGCTCATGAGAACCCTTCTGCGGGAAGAGCCGGCCCCCATCTGCTTCGAGGACGTGGTACAG GTCCTGCGGCACTGGCTCGCCTCAGCCGAGGAGTGCGAGCGGGAGAGGGCCCTGCAGGTGTGCGTtcagctgctgggtgctcatGAGGAGCAACGCGAGCATGGG CGAGGCCGCGCCTGCGAGCAGTTCGGCTCCCTGGCGGGACTACTGGGGCCTCTGACCTGTGATGCCTCAGCTGCGTCCCGCTGGCGGGCAGCCACCTGCCTCGGCCACCTGCTCCAAATCGGAG CTGAGACCACGGACGTGGCGCCGTGCACTAACGAGATCGGGTACCTGCGGGAGAGGCTCAACGCCGTCGCCCCCGActctctgctggccacctccacCAACATCGCAAAG CTGGTTTGCAAGCATGTCCCCCAAGGCCAGGCTGCAGACTTCATGGACACTGTCATGGAGAGCCTGCAGTGCACCAGGCCCGTGCGCGCGTGGGCTGCTGGGCGGTGGGCACTCACCTTCCTGGGGGACTGCGGAGAGCAAATATTCCaggaggag gtacCTGAACTCGTCACCATCCTCTGCACCTGCCTGCAGAGCACCCAGCAGAGCACCCGCAGGTGCTTTGTGCTGCGAGCGATGTTCATCCTGGCCCGCTGCCACCAGGAACCGGTGATTGACAGTCTCCTCCAGAGGTGTCTGCCCATGGACAG CAACACAGTGGAAGTGTGGAGGAGCCTAGGGAGAAGCGCTCTGGGATACCCAATCCTGGAGCGCTTAACTGAAAAGTTAAGGGCAGCCGGAGACAGCAGCCAGGGGAGCGAGTGCTGCGCTcgggagctgggcagcagccaggctgccctGGAGCCTCACACG atCATCCGCGCCCTCTGTGAGATGgtgtcagtgctgcagagcGAGGGGCTGGTCCAGCACCTGCTTCCTGACCTGCTTCCCAGCCTCCTGGGGCAGGTCAGTGAGACGCTGCGGGAGGAGATGGAACCGTCCCTCAGGGAGCCCGAGAGCTCCGACACGTCAGGCAG gctgtttgtggaggtgctggagctggtgctCTCCAAGTGCCTGGAGGAGCGGTGGCTTCGGCTGCTCCGGGAGCAGGGAGCATGGGCGTCCCTGGCCGAGCCCCAGGCTCACAGCGCTGGCGTGTGTCTTCTGGCGAG CGTGCTGCTCCGCGCGGAGCTTGTCCCACCGCGCCTGCTGCAGAACCTCTCCACCTGGCTGGACTCGTGCTCAGCAAACCTGCGGCTCACGGCCACAGCTTTCTTTGCTGAG CTGATGAAGGACCGGCTAGTGGAGGAGAGAAAGCTGCTGAAGCCCCTCTTAGAGGCTTTTGCGGCGAGGGCGCGCGACCCCGTCAGCGCCGTGCAGCAGATGGCAATGAGAGGCCTGGGCAACGCGGCAAGCGGAGCACCGGtgaag ctgcagaggcaCGGGGCAGCCGTGGTGGCAGTGCTACGCGGGGGCCTGGAGGACGGGGCCAGCGTGGAGGTGGCAGCCGAGAGCCTGCTGGCGCTGGCGAAAGTGCTGGGGCCGCTGGTGGCCAGGGCCATTGGCTCGGCCTTTGAAGAGGTCACCAGGTCCAGCCGGGCCTTCTGGGGAGCG gaggaagaagccCTGCGCTGCTCAGCCTTCACCCTCTACGGCGCCCTGGCCGCCTCCGCCTCTGCCTCAGGGAGGAGGTCATTCTTCAGCAGGGAGGTGGAGGCATCGTTCCCCAGCTTGGTGCTGCACCTCGGGGACCCGGCACCGGCAGTCCGTGAT GCGTGCAAGATGGCCCTGCACCGGTGTGCCCCATTCCTGGCATCAGAGAGGGTGCGACGTCGCGTGGCCGCCAGCACTGGGCTGAGCGCCGCCGAGCTGCAGGATGAGCTCTGCAGGCACCTG GCCCGAGACTGCCCCGCACTGCTGGAGAGCCTCTGCCACAtggcccagagctgctgcacgGGGAGCTGCCAGGCGCCGCAGGAGGCAGCCGTCCGCATCCTGG GCCTCCTGATGAATGCGGCGCCAGCCGAGAGGCCGCAGCGGCAGGACCCGGCGTCGCGGTGGGGAG CTCGGCAGAGGCAGCGGTGCAATCGGTCACCCCGTGCACGGCGGGCAGCAGCCGTGGGAACCCGGCAGCCCGGGGCAGCAGAGCTATAA